In Achromobacter spanius, the following proteins share a genomic window:
- the arfB gene encoding alternative ribosome rescue aminoacyl-tRNA hydrolase ArfB: protein MFHVQDSLYIDERDLTFSMIRAQGAGGQNVNKVSSAVHLRFDVRASRLPPEVQDAVCALSDHRISKEGVIVIKSQSFRSQEKNRAEAIERLVAMVRAAIQVDKPRRATKPTRSSQRRRVQRKVLHGEVKRLRGRVQGD from the coding sequence ATGTTTCATGTCCAAGATTCCCTGTATATCGACGAACGCGACCTGACGTTCAGCATGATCCGCGCCCAGGGCGCGGGCGGCCAGAACGTCAACAAGGTGTCCAGCGCCGTCCATCTGCGCTTTGACGTGCGGGCCTCGCGCCTGCCGCCCGAAGTGCAGGACGCCGTGTGCGCGCTGAGCGATCACCGCATCTCGAAAGAGGGCGTTATCGTCATCAAGTCGCAGTCGTTTCGCAGCCAGGAAAAAAACCGGGCCGAAGCCATTGAACGGCTGGTGGCGATGGTGCGCGCCGCCATCCAGGTAGACAAACCGCGCCGCGCCACCAAGCCCACGAGATCTTCCCAACGCCGCCGCGTGCAACGCAAAGTCCTGCACGGCGAGGTCAAGCGCCTGCGTGGCCGGGTGCAAGGCGACTAG
- a CDS encoding FUSC family protein — translation MFRSKIARGANMRWLMNLAHMEPSPVSRWVALRAALAIGLPTAVGLALEQSGPAALVALGALPAITGDNGGPYRNRALSIGCTVLGGALGYLLGNLVAGLGLWTAAAMTVLVLVASLVGTFNNIAAVATLQFAVYVIVGSSLTSTLPPWLPSVLVGMGGLFGLALTLVGWVVHPIAPERAAVALVYRKLAALLAAIGTSRTMVARRDMEAAMTTAYDTVLAARGRAAGPSPRLARLVAQLQACTPLANTALALARAGRVLPPACARVMNHLADRVEHDQTPAPGDDIAALRQAGMPELADALAQAEPLLTGAKTPDADPIAPLAPVPPRTPWRVLARTYRPGPTTVRYLIRLGLCLIAAEAVALAASLPRSYWVPLIVVVIFKPNFGSVFARALQSCGGSVVGVAISATVLAVDQNGIASVLTVAALAALLPWSIRRNYGLFSAILVPILMLLIGALQPGTWAIALARLLDVGVAAGIVLLVGYLPWIRIERNNLDHAVATAMDTLAAYVNTVFQADPAKRHALRARAYASLSDLRIALQRGLSEPRLVSRRALAWWPVEVALERVANAVSDTAWSLPADQATPTAGEVGQLAHALHALSVAVEQGAAPPVAAVAAPSPALADVAAEIENLRAVLAGPEFAAAPLAALPKRRSAHPLTPPPNQV, via the coding sequence GTGTTCCGCTCCAAGATCGCACGCGGCGCCAACATGCGCTGGCTGATGAACCTGGCGCACATGGAGCCGTCACCCGTCAGCCGTTGGGTGGCGCTGCGGGCGGCGCTGGCCATCGGCCTGCCGACGGCCGTGGGCTTGGCGCTTGAGCAAAGCGGGCCCGCCGCGCTAGTCGCGCTGGGCGCGCTGCCCGCCATCACCGGCGACAACGGCGGCCCTTACCGCAACCGGGCGCTGTCCATCGGCTGCACCGTGCTCGGCGGCGCGCTGGGCTATTTGCTGGGCAATCTGGTGGCCGGACTCGGGCTGTGGACGGCGGCCGCGATGACGGTGCTGGTGCTCGTCGCCAGCCTGGTGGGCACCTTCAACAACATCGCGGCGGTCGCCACGCTGCAATTCGCGGTGTACGTCATCGTGGGTTCCAGCCTGACGTCCACCCTGCCGCCCTGGCTGCCGTCGGTGCTGGTGGGCATGGGCGGGCTGTTCGGTCTGGCGCTGACCCTGGTGGGCTGGGTGGTGCACCCGATTGCCCCCGAACGCGCCGCCGTCGCGCTGGTCTACCGCAAGCTGGCCGCCCTGCTTGCCGCCATCGGTACATCACGCACCATGGTGGCCCGGCGCGACATGGAAGCGGCAATGACCACCGCCTACGACACGGTGTTGGCGGCCCGTGGCCGCGCGGCCGGGCCGTCGCCACGCCTGGCCCGCCTGGTGGCGCAACTCCAGGCCTGCACGCCGCTGGCCAATACCGCGCTGGCGCTGGCCCGCGCCGGCCGAGTCCTGCCGCCGGCCTGCGCGCGCGTCATGAACCATCTGGCCGACCGTGTGGAACACGATCAAACCCCCGCCCCCGGCGACGACATCGCGGCCCTGCGCCAAGCCGGCATGCCGGAACTGGCGGATGCCCTGGCGCAAGCCGAACCCTTGCTGACTGGCGCCAAGACGCCCGACGCCGATCCCATTGCCCCGCTTGCGCCGGTGCCTCCGCGCACGCCGTGGCGGGTGCTTGCACGCACCTACCGCCCTGGTCCGACCACCGTGCGCTACCTGATCCGGCTGGGGCTATGCCTGATCGCCGCGGAGGCCGTGGCGCTGGCCGCGTCACTGCCGCGTTCGTATTGGGTGCCCTTGATTGTGGTGGTGATCTTCAAGCCGAATTTCGGCTCGGTGTTCGCGCGGGCGCTGCAAAGCTGCGGCGGCAGCGTGGTGGGCGTGGCCATCAGCGCCACCGTGCTGGCGGTGGACCAGAACGGCATCGCCAGCGTGCTGACGGTGGCGGCGCTGGCGGCCTTGCTGCCCTGGTCCATCCGCCGTAACTATGGGCTGTTTTCCGCCATCCTCGTCCCCATCCTGATGCTGCTGATCGGAGCCTTGCAGCCCGGCACCTGGGCCATCGCGCTGGCGCGCCTGCTTGATGTCGGCGTCGCGGCCGGCATCGTGCTGCTGGTGGGTTATCTGCCGTGGATCCGCATCGAGCGCAATAACCTGGATCACGCCGTCGCCACCGCGATGGACACGCTGGCCGCTTACGTCAACACCGTGTTCCAGGCGGACCCCGCCAAGCGCCACGCCCTGCGCGCCCGTGCCTATGCAAGCCTGTCGGACTTGCGCATCGCGCTACAGCGCGGCCTGTCCGAGCCGCGTTTGGTCAGCCGCCGCGCATTGGCCTGGTGGCCGGTGGAAGTGGCGCTGGAGCGCGTGGCCAACGCCGTGTCGGATACGGCATGGTCACTGCCTGCCGACCAAGCCACGCCAACCGCTGGCGAGGTCGGGCAACTGGCGCACGCCTTGCACGCCCTGAGCGTCGCGGTGGAGCAAGGCGCGGCCCCGCCTGTCGCGGCCGTTGCCGCCCCCTCACCCGCGCTGGCCGACGTGGCCGCCGAAATCGAAAACTTGCGCGCTGTGCTGGCCGGCCCGGAATTTGCCGCCGCGCCCCTCGCCGCCTTGCCCAAGCGCCGCTCCGCCCATCCCCTTACCCCTCCACCCAACCAGGTCTGA
- a CDS encoding FUSC family protein — MKLPNVRETLFSLKSYLSAIMALYLAYSMGLPRPFWAMTTAYVVAQPWSGAVRSKALYRLVGTFAGSAATVYLVPRLSNSPVVMTAAMVLWVGACLYMSVLDRTPRSYLFMLAGYTAAMIGFPSVTDPSLVFDTALARVEEITLGIVCATLVHSIVLPRGLAPALTLQLDKAVRDARNWMHDTLSGKAAEQRDRDRRVLANDITQLRLLSTHVPFDTSNLRWTSGAVRAMQDQISALTPAVSAVEDRLRALQANDQPLPEPVSALLNDISEWINAGAQASHDTAVQLRAAVSRLTPAIDSHSTWRDALLASLMTRLRELIDTYDECLALRREIHAGLAGAPRRASAHKAHAARDPNAALHRDHGMALLSALAAGVAISVCCAFWIGTAWSNGATAALMAAIFSCFFASQDNPVPGIMQFLTYTVYSIPLSALYLLGIMPAIHSFEMLALAMLPTAFVLGIFIARPASTGKGMAMLFGFLGTMALQDTHTADVVSFIDTQVAQCMGVATAAIIAAVFRTVSADWSARRIQAANWKELATLAASPRAPSRHTYTARMLDRIGLLQPRLALSQRPDDLVAADALKDLRVGRDITELQRARRHLPMADATIQPVLNSLAQFFRARSAWRVGEKTPEFLAQIDRALSSVAATPQGLAARDRAVVALVGIRRAFFPDAPDYQPAHPAMEGHAS, encoded by the coding sequence GTGAAATTGCCCAACGTCCGCGAAACCCTTTTTTCGCTCAAGAGCTACCTAAGCGCCATCATGGCGCTTTATCTGGCCTACAGCATGGGTTTGCCGCGTCCGTTCTGGGCGATGACCACCGCCTACGTCGTGGCGCAACCCTGGTCCGGCGCCGTGCGCTCCAAGGCGCTGTACCGCCTGGTGGGCACCTTTGCCGGCTCGGCCGCCACGGTCTACCTGGTGCCGCGCCTGTCGAATTCGCCCGTCGTCATGACCGCCGCCATGGTGCTGTGGGTGGGCGCCTGCCTGTATATGTCGGTGCTGGACCGCACGCCGCGGTCCTACCTGTTCATGCTGGCGGGTTACACCGCCGCCATGATCGGCTTTCCCAGCGTGACCGACCCGTCGTTGGTCTTCGACACCGCGCTTGCCCGGGTTGAGGAAATCACCCTGGGCATCGTCTGCGCCACCCTGGTCCACAGCATTGTGCTGCCGCGCGGGCTGGCGCCCGCCTTGACGCTGCAACTGGACAAAGCCGTGCGCGACGCCCGCAACTGGATGCACGACACGCTCAGCGGTAAAGCCGCCGAACAGCGCGACCGCGACCGCCGCGTGCTGGCCAACGACATCACCCAATTGCGGCTCTTGTCCACCCACGTGCCGTTCGACACCAGCAACCTGCGCTGGACGTCCGGCGCCGTGCGCGCCATGCAGGACCAGATTTCGGCGTTGACGCCGGCCGTATCTGCCGTGGAAGACCGCCTGCGGGCGCTTCAGGCCAATGACCAGCCGCTGCCCGAACCCGTATCCGCGCTGCTGAACGATATTTCGGAATGGATCAATGCCGGCGCCCAGGCTTCGCACGACACCGCCGTGCAACTGCGCGCCGCCGTCTCGCGGCTGACGCCAGCCATCGATAGCCATTCCACCTGGCGCGACGCGCTTCTGGCCAGCCTGATGACGCGGCTGCGCGAGCTGATCGACACCTATGACGAATGCCTGGCGCTGCGCCGCGAGATCCATGCCGGCCTGGCAGGCGCGCCGCGAAGGGCTTCGGCACACAAGGCCCACGCTGCCCGCGATCCCAACGCCGCGCTGCACCGCGACCATGGCATGGCGCTGCTGTCGGCGCTGGCCGCGGGCGTGGCCATTTCGGTGTGCTGCGCGTTCTGGATCGGCACGGCCTGGAGCAACGGCGCCACCGCTGCGTTGATGGCCGCCATCTTCAGTTGCTTCTTTGCGTCGCAAGACAATCCCGTGCCGGGCATCATGCAGTTCCTGACGTACACGGTGTATTCGATTCCGCTGTCGGCCCTGTATCTGCTGGGCATCATGCCCGCCATCCATTCCTTTGAAATGCTGGCCCTGGCGATGCTGCCCACCGCCTTCGTGCTGGGCATTTTCATTGCGCGGCCCGCCAGCACCGGCAAGGGCATGGCGATGCTGTTCGGCTTTCTGGGCACCATGGCGCTGCAAGACACCCACACCGCCGACGTCGTGTCCTTCATCGACACGCAGGTGGCCCAGTGCATGGGCGTGGCCACCGCCGCCATCATCGCCGCCGTGTTCCGCACCGTCAGCGCCGACTGGAGCGCCCGCCGCATCCAGGCCGCCAACTGGAAAGAACTGGCGACGCTGGCCGCCTCGCCGCGCGCGCCCTCGCGCCATACCTACACCGCCCGCATGCTGGATCGCATCGGCCTGTTGCAGCCGCGCCTGGCGCTGTCACAGCGGCCCGATGACCTGGTGGCCGCGGACGCACTGAAAGACCTGCGCGTGGGCCGCGACATTACCGAATTGCAGCGCGCCCGCCGTCATCTGCCGATGGCCGATGCCACGATCCAGCCCGTGTTGAACAGCCTGGCGCAGTTCTTCCGCGCGCGCTCCGCGTGGCGCGTCGGAGAAAAGACGCCCGAGTTCCTGGCGCAGATCGACCGCGCGCTGTCCAGCGTGGCCGCCACGCCGCAAGGTCTGGCCGCCCGCGACCGCGCGGTGGTGGCGCTGGTGGGCATCCGCCGCGCTTTCTTTCCCGACGCCCCCGACTACCAACCCGCCCATCCCGCCATGGAGGGCCACGCATCATGA
- a CDS encoding MarR family winged helix-turn-helix transcriptional regulator: MNTPSDSQLMATTAHLMVLSRAYRGAADKALADYGLSQATAWPVILAGRLGDGVRQGALAEALGVEGPSLVRVLDQLVAAGLMERREDAHDRRAKTLHLTDAGHALRAQVEDVLVELRRRLFSGVSETDLQACLRVFDALNVSLGRGAANAQPQQQQDDAS; this comes from the coding sequence ATGAACACTCCTTCAGACTCCCAACTCATGGCAACCACCGCTCACCTGATGGTGTTGTCGCGCGCCTATCGCGGGGCAGCCGACAAGGCCTTGGCCGACTATGGCTTATCCCAAGCCACGGCCTGGCCGGTCATCCTTGCTGGACGCCTGGGTGACGGCGTGCGCCAGGGCGCGCTGGCCGAGGCGCTGGGCGTTGAAGGTCCGTCCCTGGTTCGCGTGCTTGATCAACTTGTCGCCGCCGGCCTGATGGAACGCCGCGAAGACGCGCATGATCGCCGCGCCAAAACCCTGCACCTGACCGACGCCGGCCACGCGCTGCGCGCACAGGTTGAAGACGTGCTGGTGGAACTGCGCCGGCGCTTGTTCAGCGGCGTCAGCGAAACCGATCTGCAAGCCTGCCTGCGCGTGTTCGACGCCTTGAATGTGTCCTTGGGACGCGGCGCGGCCAACGCGCAGCCACAGCAGCAACAGGACGACGCATCGTGA
- a CDS encoding carboxypeptidase-like regulatory domain-containing protein yields the protein MNKRIERCTLSAMMALGSMAIAGVLSTAQAALPPVKHQGSVQYVSGGIGIDESEAMKAAAKDYPLALTFAAQRDGTADYVASVAVTILDAQGKEVLKATSEGPYMLVKLPAGSYKISATFEGKTQERAMTVQGTGTARAVFEWK from the coding sequence ATGAACAAACGCATTGAACGCTGCACCCTGTCCGCCATGATGGCCTTGGGCAGCATGGCCATCGCCGGCGTGCTGTCCACCGCGCAAGCGGCGTTGCCGCCGGTCAAGCACCAGGGCTCGGTGCAATATGTCAGCGGCGGCATCGGCATCGATGAATCCGAAGCCATGAAGGCCGCCGCGAAAGACTATCCGCTGGCGCTGACTTTCGCGGCACAGCGCGACGGCACGGCCGACTATGTGGCCAGCGTCGCCGTCACCATCCTCGACGCACAAGGCAAGGAGGTCTTGAAGGCGACGTCCGAAGGCCCTTACATGCTGGTCAAGCTGCCTGCGGGCAGCTACAAGATTTCAGCGACGTTTGAGGGCAAGACACAGGAACGCGCAATGACTGTGCAAGGCACCGGCACCGCGCGCGCCGTTTTTGAATGGAAGTGA
- a CDS encoding alkene reductase → MSTLFEPLRVGALTLRNRLVMAPLTRQRASEGRVPNDLMVEYYTQRAGAGLILTEATAVTPQGVGYADTPGLWSTEQVKGWRKVTAAVHEKGGLIAAQLWHVGRISDPIFLNGELPVAPSAIAAGGHVSHVRPKRAYVTPRALETAELPGVVEAYRHGAQMAMEAGFDGVEVHAANGYLLDQFLQDSTNQRTDQYGGSLENRARLLLEVVDACVAVWGADRVGVHLSPRGDIHTMGDSDLATTFLYVASELGKRGIAFICVREHEAEDSLGPRLKAAFGGVYIANEGYTRESAEAAINAGRADAVAFGVPYIANPDLERRFELNAELNTPVPSMFYAQGALGYTDYPALA, encoded by the coding sequence ATGAGCACCCTGTTTGAACCCCTGCGCGTTGGCGCGCTGACGCTGCGCAACCGCCTCGTCATGGCCCCCTTGACGCGCCAGCGCGCCAGCGAAGGCCGCGTGCCCAACGACTTGATGGTCGAGTACTACACCCAGCGCGCCGGCGCGGGCCTGATCTTGACCGAAGCCACCGCCGTGACCCCGCAAGGCGTGGGCTACGCCGACACCCCCGGCCTGTGGTCCACCGAGCAAGTGAAGGGCTGGCGCAAAGTGACCGCGGCCGTGCACGAAAAAGGCGGCCTGATCGCGGCCCAGCTTTGGCACGTGGGCCGCATTTCCGACCCCATCTTCCTGAACGGCGAACTGCCCGTTGCGCCCAGCGCCATCGCGGCCGGCGGCCATGTCAGCCATGTGCGCCCCAAGCGCGCCTACGTCACTCCGCGCGCGCTGGAAACGGCCGAGCTGCCCGGCGTGGTCGAGGCTTACCGTCATGGTGCGCAAATGGCCATGGAAGCGGGTTTCGACGGCGTTGAAGTGCACGCCGCCAACGGCTATCTGCTGGACCAGTTCCTGCAAGACAGCACCAACCAGCGCACCGACCAATACGGCGGATCGCTGGAAAACCGCGCCCGCCTGCTGCTGGAAGTGGTGGATGCGTGCGTGGCCGTCTGGGGCGCCGACCGCGTGGGCGTGCACCTGTCGCCGCGCGGCGATATCCACACCATGGGCGATTCCGATCTGGCCACCACCTTCTTGTACGTGGCCAGCGAACTCGGCAAGCGCGGCATCGCCTTTATCTGCGTGCGCGAACATGAAGCCGAAGACAGCCTGGGCCCGCGCCTGAAGGCGGCCTTTGGCGGCGTCTACATCGCTAACGAGGGCTACACGCGGGAATCCGCCGAAGCCGCCATCAACGCCGGCCGTGCCGACGCGGTGGCGTTTGGCGTGCCCTACATCGCCAACCCCGACCTGGAACGCCGGTTTGAATTGAACGCCGAGCTGAACACGCCGGTGCCGTCCATGTTCTACGCGCAGGGCGCGCTGGGGTACACGGACTACCCGGCGCTGGCGTAA
- the queD gene encoding 6-carboxytetrahydropterin synthase QueD: MISVTRRLEFDAGHRIPDHRSQCRNLHGHRYVLEITLTGDVVQAPGESDNGMLMDFSEIKHIAKTHIVDVWDHAFLVYEGDAAVRGFLDTLPDHKTVVLDRIPTAENLAKIVFDTLAPHYHGHYGADLRLSRVRLYETPNCWADCNG, encoded by the coding sequence ATGATTTCCGTCACCCGCAGGCTGGAATTCGACGCCGGCCACCGTATCCCCGATCACCGCAGCCAATGCCGCAACCTGCATGGCCACCGCTATGTGCTTGAAATCACCCTGACCGGCGACGTGGTGCAAGCCCCTGGCGAGTCCGACAACGGCATGTTGATGGACTTTTCCGAGATCAAGCACATCGCCAAGACCCACATCGTGGACGTCTGGGACCATGCTTTCCTGGTGTACGAAGGCGACGCCGCCGTGCGCGGCTTTTTGGACACTCTGCCCGACCACAAGACCGTCGTGCTGGACCGCATTCCCACGGCGGAAAACCTGGCCAAGATCGTGTTCGACACGCTGGCCCCGCACTACCACGGCCACTACGGCGCCGACCTGCGCCTGTCCCGCGTGCGCCTGTATGAAACCCCGAATTGCTGGGCGGACTGCAACGGTTGA
- a CDS encoding ArsR/SmtB family transcription factor, with protein MTLSASASSSDQTGAEPGIDTDAIIKALANPVRRDILAWLKTPHAYFEERPGHSFEHGVCAGHIDDRCGLSQSTVSSHLAVLQRAGLITSTKVGQWVFFRRNEATIAAFLRQLNQDM; from the coding sequence ATGACCCTCTCCGCTTCCGCTTCGTCCTCCGATCAGACCGGCGCAGAACCCGGAATTGATACCGACGCCATCATCAAGGCGCTGGCCAATCCGGTGCGGCGTGACATCCTTGCGTGGCTGAAGACGCCGCATGCGTATTTCGAGGAACGTCCGGGCCACTCCTTTGAACATGGGGTGTGCGCGGGCCATATCGATGACCGCTGCGGCCTGTCGCAGTCAACCGTGTCTTCGCACCTGGCCGTCTTGCAACGCGCGGGCCTGATTACGTCGACCAAGGTGGGGCAGTGGGTCTTTTTCCGTCGCAATGAAGCCACGATTGCCGCGTTCCTGCGGCAGTTGAACCAGGATATGTAG
- the queE gene encoding 7-carboxy-7-deazaguanine synthase encodes MTYSAKEIFKTLQGEGAHAGRAAVFCRFAGCNLWTGRESDRASAACTFCDTDFIGTDGEGGGKFATADLLADTIATTWGPGTQDRYVVFTGGEPLLQLDAALLTAIHARGFTVAIETNGTVKPPAGIDWICVSPKGTAPLVIERGDELKLVYPQLNALPETFAHLDFEHFFLQPMDGPARVANTERAVQYCMQHPQWRLSLQTHKYIGIP; translated from the coding sequence ATGACCTACTCCGCCAAAGAAATATTCAAGACCCTGCAAGGCGAAGGCGCCCACGCAGGCCGCGCGGCGGTATTTTGCCGGTTTGCGGGCTGTAACCTCTGGACCGGCCGCGAAAGCGACCGCGCCAGCGCCGCCTGCACGTTCTGCGACACCGACTTCATCGGCACCGATGGCGAAGGCGGCGGCAAGTTCGCCACGGCGGACCTCTTGGCCGACACCATCGCCACCACCTGGGGACCGGGCACGCAAGACCGCTACGTGGTCTTCACGGGCGGCGAACCCCTGCTGCAACTGGACGCGGCGCTGCTCACCGCCATCCATGCGCGCGGCTTCACCGTGGCCATCGAAACCAACGGCACCGTCAAGCCGCCTGCGGGTATCGACTGGATCTGCGTCAGCCCCAAGGGCACGGCGCCGCTGGTCATCGAACGCGGCGACGAGCTGAAGCTGGTCTACCCGCAACTGAACGCCTTGCCCGAGACCTTCGCGCACCTGGATTTCGAGCACTTTTTCCTGCAACCCATGGACGGCCCCGCGCGCGTGGCCAATACCGAGCGTGCCGTTCAGTACTGTATGCAGCATCCGCAATGGCGGCTGAGTTTGCAGACCCACAAATACATAGGCATTCCATGA
- a CDS encoding YbaK/prolyl-tRNA synthetase associated domain-containing protein has protein sequence MEVFERLQALLAQHHARHRLINHPAAGRSVEVAAIRGTEVSQGAKALVCRVKISSNVRRNVLAVFPADKQADLDAIARAAGGKKASLASQELARELTGCEIGAIPPFSFNPDLHLLVDPSLRTRHDEIVFNAGRLDASILLNTEDYFRLAAPEEAPLIKA, from the coding sequence ATGGAAGTCTTCGAACGCCTGCAAGCGCTGCTTGCCCAGCACCACGCGCGCCACCGCCTGATCAACCATCCCGCCGCCGGCCGCTCGGTGGAAGTGGCCGCCATCCGGGGCACCGAAGTCAGCCAGGGCGCCAAGGCGCTGGTCTGCCGCGTGAAGATCTCGTCGAACGTGCGCAGAAACGTGCTGGCCGTTTTCCCCGCCGACAAGCAGGCCGACCTGGACGCCATTGCGCGCGCTGCGGGCGGCAAAAAGGCGTCGCTGGCCTCGCAGGAACTGGCGCGCGAACTCACCGGCTGCGAAATTGGCGCCATCCCGCCGTTTTCCTTCAACCCGGACCTGCATCTGCTAGTGGACCCCAGCCTGCGCACGCGCCACGATGAAATCGTGTTCAACGCCGGACGGCTGGACGCGTCCATCCTGCTGAACACGGAAGACTACTTCCGGCTGGCGGCGCCCGAAGAAGCGCCGCTGATCAAGGCCTGA
- a CDS encoding CPBP family intramembrane glutamic endopeptidase: MTLFSPWPALFLAAALLWLPATRRWALAPLAIAWGWAWADGVIDPVAFAAPALLVLAAAWVRPGSGDAARAAGHVLFLPVAGALFLHLAPGFHNPLVIAPAPLTADAVAFGMYLNLDKPLVAFWVVLALAPPMAGADLRRTLLAAVLACGAAVLACLGIALAMGVVGWAPKWPDSGWIWLINNALLVTLAEEALFRGYVQQQLAARWRHHAWGAWAALGVAAILFGLAHFAGGWQWMLLAAIAGAAYGVAYRHGGLAAAVLAHLGLNAAHFGLFTYPMRAVF, encoded by the coding sequence ATGACCTTGTTCAGCCCCTGGCCCGCTCTATTCCTTGCTGCCGCCCTGCTTTGGCTGCCCGCCACCCGGCGTTGGGCGCTGGCGCCGTTGGCGATCGCGTGGGGATGGGCTTGGGCTGATGGGGTCATTGATCCCGTGGCATTCGCCGCGCCGGCGCTACTGGTCCTTGCGGCGGCCTGGGTGCGTCCCGGCTCGGGCGACGCCGCGCGCGCGGCCGGTCACGTCTTGTTCCTGCCGGTGGCTGGCGCGCTCTTCCTGCATCTGGCGCCGGGCTTTCACAACCCGCTGGTGATTGCGCCCGCGCCGCTAACGGCGGACGCGGTGGCGTTTGGCATGTATCTGAACCTGGACAAGCCGCTGGTTGCGTTCTGGGTGGTCTTGGCCTTGGCGCCGCCCATGGCGGGCGCCGACCTGCGCCGCACCTTGCTGGCGGCCGTGCTGGCTTGTGGCGCGGCGGTGCTGGCCTGCCTGGGTATTGCGCTGGCGATGGGTGTGGTGGGCTGGGCGCCCAAGTGGCCGGACTCGGGCTGGATCTGGCTCATCAACAATGCGTTGCTGGTCACGCTGGCAGAAGAAGCGTTGTTTCGCGGCTATGTGCAGCAGCAGTTGGCCGCGCGCTGGCGGCATCATGCCTGGGGCGCGTGGGCCGCGCTGGGCGTGGCCGCCATCCTGTTCGGGCTGGCGCATTTCGCGGGCGGCTGGCAATGGATGCTGCTGGCCGCTATCGCCGGCGCCGCCTATGGCGTGGCCTACCGCCATGGCGGACTAGCGGCCGCGGTGCTGGCGCATTTGGGGCTGAACGCCGCGCACTTCGGTTTGTTCACCTACCCGATGCGCGCGGTGTTCTAG
- a CDS encoding NRDE family protein, whose translation MCLAVLALHALPGIPVLIAANRDEFHARPTLPAAQWADAPGLYAGRDGLAGGTWMGVTAQGRFALVTNFREPGRYLAPAPSRGALVEDYLRGNDSPQAYLARTHESDQAYNGFNLIVGDTRQAWYLSNRDGPPRPLAPGIYALSNHLLDTPWPKLARTKTAFTEVLGRTPQPDLPALFDALADRQTATDEDMPATGLPPDRERLLSSPFIVSPDYGTRSSSVLVLREGGAGQLDERRFAPDGMISGESRLAFSWQA comes from the coding sequence ATGTGTCTTGCCGTATTGGCCCTGCACGCCTTGCCGGGCATTCCCGTCCTGATCGCCGCCAACCGCGACGAATTCCACGCGCGCCCCACGCTTCCGGCCGCGCAATGGGCCGATGCGCCCGGCCTGTACGCGGGGCGCGACGGGCTTGCCGGCGGCACCTGGATGGGCGTGACGGCGCAAGGGCGCTTTGCGCTGGTCACCAACTTCCGCGAACCGGGCAGGTACCTGGCCCCCGCCCCGTCGCGCGGCGCGCTGGTCGAGGACTATCTGCGCGGCAACGACTCGCCGCAGGCGTACCTGGCCCGCACGCATGAATCGGATCAGGCGTACAACGGCTTCAACCTGATCGTGGGCGACACCCGTCAGGCCTGGTACCTGAGCAACCGCGACGGCCCGCCGCGCCCGCTTGCGCCCGGCATCTATGCCCTGTCCAACCATTTGCTGGACACGCCCTGGCCCAAACTGGCCCGCACCAAGACGGCGTTTACCGAGGTGCTGGGCCGAACGCCGCAACCCGACCTGCCCGCGCTGTTCGACGCACTGGCGGACCGGCAGACCGCCACGGACGAGGACATGCCCGCCACAGGCCTGCCCCCCGACCGCGAAAGGCTGTTGAGCAGCCCGTTCATCGTCAGCCCCGACTACGGCACGCGCAGCTCCAGCGTGCTGGTGCTGCGCGAGGGTGGCGCGGGCCAATTGGACGAACGGCGCTTTGCGCCCGACGGCATGATCAGCGGTGAAAGCCGGCTGGCATTTTCCTGGCAAGCGTGA
- a CDS encoding MAPEG family protein — MKMIAWLMLAAALLPLVSTIIAKAGGNKFDNNDPRAWLARQEGWRARANAAQINAFEALPFFFAAVLFALYTQAPPAHVATLMACWIGVRLGYLAMYVAGWGALRSLVWAISVGFVIAILFSGV, encoded by the coding sequence ATGAAAATGATCGCGTGGTTGATGTTGGCAGCGGCGTTGCTGCCGTTGGTGTCGACAATCATCGCCAAGGCGGGGGGCAACAAGTTCGACAACAATGACCCGCGCGCATGGCTTGCCCGCCAGGAAGGATGGCGCGCGCGCGCTAATGCAGCGCAGATCAATGCCTTTGAAGCGCTGCCGTTCTTCTTCGCGGCGGTGTTGTTTGCGCTGTACACGCAGGCGCCGCCCGCCCATGTGGCCACGCTGATGGCCTGCTGGATAGGCGTGCGGCTGGGCTATCTGGCCATGTACGTGGCGGGCTGGGGCGCGCTGCGATCGCTGGTCTGGGCGATCAGCGTGGGCTTCGTGATCGCCATCCTGTTTTCCGGGGTCTAA